One segment of Candidatus Thermoplasmatota archaeon DNA contains the following:
- a CDS encoding PUA domain-containing protein, giving the protein MAEIKPRNRRRLRDKDVETLAVALQTRFGAQLLSPTEHVDRAETSEYDVLLVGQHIVALVLPAAEGAAETIAPSLRLLLRQTPTRSYVTVDMGAVKFVTNGADVMGPGIVEADLAIRKGDLVWIRDERNRRPLAVGEALFPGPELVKQPGKRVRTFHWVGDRIWSWEG; this is encoded by the coding sequence GTGGCCGAGATCAAGCCGCGCAACCGCCGCCGCCTGCGCGACAAGGACGTCGAGACGCTCGCGGTGGCGCTCCAGACCCGTTTCGGGGCGCAGCTTCTGTCGCCCACCGAGCACGTCGACCGCGCCGAGACGAGCGAGTACGACGTCCTCCTGGTGGGCCAGCACATCGTGGCCCTCGTACTGCCCGCAGCCGAGGGCGCGGCGGAGACGATCGCGCCAAGCCTGCGCCTCCTGCTTCGCCAGACGCCCACGCGATCCTACGTCACCGTCGACATGGGCGCCGTGAAGTTCGTGACAAACGGGGCCGACGTCATGGGGCCCGGCATCGTGGAAGCCGACCTGGCGATCCGGAAGGGGGACCTCGTGTGGATTCGCGACGAGCGCAACCGGCGTCCGCTCGCCGTGGGCGAAGCCCTTTTCCCGGGGCCCGAGCTCGTGAAGCAACCGGGCAAGCGCGTGCGGACGTTCCACTGGGTGGGCGACCGCATCTGGTCCTGGGAAGGCTAG
- the lipA gene encoding lipoyl synthase, translated as MPDLNRPPGEFLIATNARLAGSNHPPKPPWLRVRPPGGESYLRIKSLLRENGLHTVCEEAQCPNVGECWGGGTATFMLMGDTCTRGCRFCAVKTAKVGAPLDPDEPSKVAASIAALGLDYVVLTSVDRDDLPDQGAAHVAETIARLRASDPRLLVEVLIPDFQGRRDLLQTVVEAGPHVLAHNVETVARLTPTVRDARAGYRQSLSVLRMGKEIRPGQVTKSSLMVGLGETDDEVVAAMRDLREAGVDVLTIGQYLRPSAWHLPVDGYVPPERFRRYEEIGLSLGFAYVASGPLVRSSYRAGEYFLKSYLSQRTGAKA; from the coding sequence TTGCCCGACTTAAATAGGCCCCCGGGGGAATTCCTCATCGCCACGAACGCGCGGCTAGCCGGCTCCAACCACCCTCCCAAGCCCCCGTGGCTTCGGGTCCGGCCCCCCGGCGGCGAGAGCTACCTTCGCATCAAGTCGCTGCTGCGGGAGAACGGCCTTCACACGGTATGCGAGGAGGCCCAGTGCCCGAACGTGGGCGAATGCTGGGGCGGGGGCACGGCCACCTTCATGCTCATGGGGGACACGTGCACGCGCGGCTGCCGCTTCTGCGCCGTGAAGACGGCCAAGGTGGGGGCGCCGCTCGACCCGGACGAGCCGTCCAAGGTCGCGGCCTCGATCGCCGCCCTTGGCCTCGACTACGTTGTGCTCACGAGCGTGGACCGCGACGACCTGCCCGACCAGGGCGCCGCGCACGTGGCCGAGACGATCGCCCGCCTTCGGGCGAGCGATCCTCGCCTCCTCGTCGAAGTGCTCATCCCGGATTTCCAGGGCCGCCGCGACCTTCTGCAAACGGTCGTCGAGGCGGGCCCCCACGTCCTTGCGCACAACGTGGAGACCGTCGCGCGCCTGACGCCCACGGTTCGTGACGCGCGCGCGGGCTATCGACAGAGCCTTTCCGTCCTGCGCATGGGGAAGGAGATCCGGCCCGGCCAGGTGACAAAGTCGAGCCTCATGGTGGGCCTGGGCGAGACGGACGACGAAGTCGTCGCGGCCATGCGGGACCTTCGCGAGGCGGGCGTCGACGTGCTCACGATCGGGCAATACCTGCGCCCGTCGGCGTGGCACTTGCCCGTCGACGGCTACGTTCCGCCCGAGCGGTTCCGCCGGTACGAGGAGATCGGGCTCTCGCTCGGGTTCGCGTACGTCGCAAGCGGGCCCCTCGTCCGGAGCTCCTACCGCGCGGGCGAGTACTTCCTCAAGAGCTACCTTTCGCAACGGACCGGTGCCAAGGCATGA
- the pdhA gene encoding pyruvate dehydrogenase (acetyl-transferring) E1 component subunit alpha, with translation MMQLRQVVRENGEYEAASEPKVGADELRAMYKAMVQVRLLDERGMLLQRQGRIGFYISAQGQEAVHVGAAAALQPADWYFPHYRDVGVALLRGASFRDIFNQLFGNAEDLIKGRQMPNHFAFRAQNYNSVSSPLSTQIPQATGAAYAMKYLGKKEVAMVSFGDGSTSEGDFHVGLNFAAVWKTPAVFVCNNNQWAISVPLKKQTASESIAVKALAYGMPGVRVDGNDILAVYSAAKEAVDRARRGEGPTLIECVTYRMSSHSSSDDAARYVPKEELDRWAKKDPIVRFGTYLRRKGLWDDAREREFVEATKHALEEAFQHAEKVGKPRFEEIFNDTYAEWIPQYGEQIKELQDAHPEGA, from the coding sequence ATGATGCAATTGCGCCAAGTCGTGCGCGAGAACGGAGAATACGAGGCCGCAAGCGAGCCCAAGGTGGGCGCCGACGAGCTTCGCGCCATGTACAAGGCGATGGTGCAAGTGCGGCTCCTCGACGAGCGCGGCATGCTTTTGCAGCGCCAAGGCCGCATCGGTTTCTACATCAGCGCGCAGGGCCAGGAGGCCGTGCACGTGGGCGCCGCTGCCGCGCTCCAGCCCGCGGACTGGTACTTTCCGCACTACCGCGACGTGGGCGTCGCGCTCCTGCGGGGGGCCTCCTTTCGCGACATCTTCAACCAGCTGTTCGGGAACGCGGAGGACCTCATCAAGGGCCGCCAAATGCCCAACCACTTCGCCTTCCGGGCGCAGAACTACAATTCCGTCTCGAGCCCCCTTTCCACGCAGATTCCGCAGGCCACGGGCGCCGCGTACGCGATGAAGTACCTGGGCAAGAAGGAGGTCGCCATGGTCTCCTTCGGCGACGGCTCGACGTCGGAGGGCGATTTCCACGTGGGCCTCAACTTCGCGGCCGTGTGGAAGACGCCCGCGGTCTTCGTGTGCAACAACAACCAGTGGGCGATCTCGGTGCCGCTCAAGAAGCAGACGGCAAGCGAGTCCATCGCCGTGAAGGCTCTCGCCTACGGCATGCCGGGCGTCCGCGTGGACGGAAACGACATCCTCGCCGTCTACAGCGCGGCCAAGGAGGCCGTCGACCGCGCGCGGCGCGGCGAAGGACCCACGCTCATCGAATGCGTCACCTACCGCATGAGCAGCCATTCCTCAAGCGACGACGCCGCCCGCTACGTCCCCAAGGAGGAGCTCGACCGGTGGGCGAAGAAAGATCCCATCGTCCGCTTTGGAACGTACCTTCGCCGAAAGGGCCTGTGGGACGACGCGCGCGAACGCGAGTTCGTCGAGGCGACCAAACACGCCCTCGAGGAGGCTTTCCAGCACGCCGAGAAGGTGGGCAAGCCTCGCTTCGAGGAGATCTTCAACGACACGTACGCGGAGTGGATCCCGCAGTACGGCGAGCAGATCAAGGAGCTTCAGGACGCGCACCCGGAGGGGGCCTAG
- a CDS encoding alpha-ketoacid dehydrogenase subunit beta has protein sequence MPELTIVQAVTSALRTEMRLDENVIVLGEDVGVNGGVFRATDGLQKEFGEDRVIDTPLAEAGIVGAAIGMALYGLRPVPEIQFQDFIFPAFDQIVNELAKFRYRSGGQYPCPVTIRTPYGGGIKGGHYHSQSGEAYFAHTPGLKVVVPSNPYDTKGLLIASIRDPDPVMFFEPKRIYRAVKGEVPEEAYTVPIGKAEVAREGADVTLVGWGAMLHVCLQAAEKAQERGISCEVVDMRTLVPLDEETLLDSVRKTGRLVTVYEAPKTGGFGGEIAAIVAEKAIEHLRAPIARVAGFDTPFPYTLENYYLPDVPRTLHAIEKVMSWT, from the coding sequence ATGCCGGAATTGACCATCGTGCAGGCCGTCACGTCGGCGCTTCGAACGGAGATGCGGCTCGACGAGAACGTCATCGTGCTCGGCGAGGACGTGGGCGTGAACGGGGGCGTCTTCCGCGCCACGGACGGGCTCCAGAAGGAGTTTGGCGAGGACCGCGTGATCGACACGCCGCTTGCCGAGGCGGGCATCGTGGGCGCGGCCATCGGCATGGCCCTCTACGGGCTCAGGCCCGTGCCGGAGATCCAGTTCCAGGACTTCATCTTCCCCGCCTTCGACCAGATCGTGAACGAGCTTGCCAAGTTCCGCTACCGCAGCGGCGGCCAATACCCCTGCCCCGTCACGATCCGCACCCCGTACGGCGGCGGCATCAAGGGTGGCCATTACCATTCGCAGTCGGGCGAGGCGTACTTCGCGCACACGCCGGGACTCAAGGTCGTCGTGCCGAGCAACCCGTACGACACGAAGGGCCTCCTCATCGCCTCCATCCGCGACCCCGACCCCGTCATGTTCTTCGAGCCCAAGCGCATCTACCGCGCGGTCAAGGGCGAGGTTCCCGAGGAAGCGTACACCGTGCCCATCGGAAAGGCCGAGGTCGCGCGCGAGGGAGCCGACGTCACGCTCGTGGGCTGGGGCGCCATGCTCCACGTGTGCCTGCAGGCCGCCGAGAAAGCGCAGGAGCGCGGGATCTCGTGCGAGGTCGTCGACATGCGCACGCTTGTGCCCCTGGACGAGGAGACCCTTCTCGACTCGGTGCGCAAGACCGGGCGGCTCGTCACCGTGTACGAGGCGCCGAAGACGGGCGGCTTTGGCGGCGAGATCGCGGCGATCGTCGCCGAGAAGGCCATCGAGCACCTGCGCGCGCCCATCGCGCGCGTCGCCGGGTTCGACACGCCGTTCCCCTACACGCTCGAGAACTACTACCTTCCCGACGTGCCGCGTACGCTGCACGCCATCGAGAAGGTCATGAGCTGGACGTGA
- a CDS encoding dihydrolipoamide acetyltransferase family protein, whose protein sequence is MFEFKLPDVGEGIHEGEIVAWKVKEGDVVKADQPLVDVMTDKATVEITSPRAGRIAKLAAKEGQQVKVGEVIVVIDTEAEQGSARPGGTGGSARESAAGAPTAQPQRATEPAPTAAPPKAEEKKEKTLFELPEGVAAAYQPKAGLAHAQRNKTQAGGAAPTPVSVAAGPVLAAPATRRLARELGVDLATVRGTGPAGRVERADVEAAARAAPRTTAPGAGAVAPAVTIAPTSIPKGPGQEERIPLKGLRKRISERMTESKRHAAHYAYVEEVDVTDLVKLRDHAKEIAEHKGVKLTFLPFVLKAAAHALKKHPLVNASLDESTGEIVLKKYYNLGVAAATPDGLIVPVVKNVDRLHILDIAREVERLAEAAKSGKSKLEDLQGGTFTVTSLGKMGGLFAIPVINYPEVAIMGVHKIEKRPVVAKDGHSIVVRDMMNLSFSFDHRIVDGAIGAEFAHTLIRYLEHPNLLLLEGL, encoded by the coding sequence GTGTTCGAGTTCAAGCTGCCCGACGTGGGCGAAGGCATCCACGAGGGCGAGATCGTCGCGTGGAAGGTCAAGGAAGGCGACGTCGTGAAGGCCGACCAGCCGCTCGTCGACGTCATGACCGACAAGGCCACCGTCGAGATCACAAGTCCACGCGCCGGTCGCATCGCCAAGCTCGCCGCCAAGGAGGGCCAGCAGGTGAAGGTGGGCGAGGTCATCGTCGTCATTGACACCGAAGCGGAGCAAGGCTCCGCGAGGCCCGGCGGAACCGGAGGTTCCGCCAGGGAGTCGGCCGCCGGCGCGCCCACCGCGCAGCCTCAACGCGCCACAGAGCCTGCGCCAACGGCGGCCCCGCCCAAGGCGGAGGAGAAGAAGGAGAAAACGCTCTTCGAGCTTCCCGAAGGCGTCGCCGCCGCCTACCAGCCCAAGGCCGGGCTTGCGCACGCGCAGCGGAACAAGACGCAGGCCGGCGGCGCCGCGCCCACGCCCGTTTCCGTCGCGGCCGGCCCCGTGCTCGCCGCCCCCGCCACGCGGCGATTGGCGCGCGAGCTTGGCGTGGACCTTGCGACCGTCCGCGGAACCGGCCCGGCGGGGCGCGTTGAGCGCGCCGACGTTGAGGCTGCCGCACGCGCCGCGCCGCGGACGACCGCGCCGGGCGCGGGAGCCGTCGCGCCCGCCGTGACGATCGCGCCCACTTCGATCCCCAAGGGCCCCGGGCAGGAGGAGCGCATCCCGCTCAAGGGCTTGCGCAAGCGCATCAGCGAGCGGATGACGGAGAGCAAGCGCCACGCGGCGCACTACGCGTACGTCGAGGAGGTCGACGTGACGGACCTCGTGAAGCTCCGGGATCACGCCAAGGAGATCGCCGAGCACAAGGGCGTGAAGCTCACGTTCCTCCCGTTCGTCCTCAAGGCGGCGGCGCACGCGCTGAAGAAGCACCCGCTCGTGAACGCAAGCCTCGACGAATCCACGGGCGAGATCGTCCTCAAGAAGTACTACAACCTCGGCGTGGCCGCCGCGACGCCCGACGGCCTCATCGTGCCCGTCGTGAAGAACGTCGACCGCCTCCACATCCTCGACATCGCGCGCGAGGTCGAGCGCCTGGCCGAGGCGGCCAAGAGCGGCAAGAGCAAGCTCGAGGACCTCCAGGGCGGCACCTTCACCGTGACGAGCTTGGGCAAGATGGGCGGCCTCTTTGCGATCCCCGTCATCAACTACCCGGAGGTCGCCATCATGGGCGTCCACAAGATCGAGAAGCGCCCCGTCGTCGCAAAGGACGGCCACTCGATCGTCGTGCGGGACATGATGAACCTCTCCTTCAGCTTCGACCACCGGATCGTGGACGGAGCCATTGGCGCGGAGTTTGCGCACACCCTGATCCGGTACTTGGAGCATCCGAATCTGCTGCTGTTGGAAGGGCTTTGA